From a region of the Actinopolymorpha singaporensis genome:
- a CDS encoding VOC family protein — protein MPVELNHTIVPSRDPQTSAKFLADILGLTVDPPVAHFTPVTLANHVTLDYDHHDAIEPHHYAFMVSEEEFDAAVARIQEGGITYYGDPACEEKGRIYHSKRYEGRRGTYFRDPDGHLMELLTPGSGS, from the coding sequence ATGCCGGTCGAGCTGAACCACACCATCGTCCCCTCCCGCGATCCGCAAACCTCGGCGAAGTTCCTGGCCGACATCCTCGGCCTCACGGTGGACCCGCCGGTGGCCCACTTCACACCTGTCACGCTGGCCAACCACGTCACCCTGGACTACGACCACCATGACGCCATCGAGCCGCACCACTACGCGTTCATGGTCAGCGAGGAGGAGTTCGACGCCGCCGTCGCTCGCATCCAGGAAGGTGGGATCACCTACTACGGCGATCCTGCCTGCGAGGAGAAGGGGCGGATCTATCACAGCAAGCGCTACGAAGGCCGAAGGGGCACCTACTTCCGCGACCCCGACGGACACCTCATGGAGCTCCTGACTCCCGGCTCCGGCTCCTGA
- a CDS encoding phosphotransferase family protein — protein sequence MRKPDVDPGALNALLGEIFGSQQEFTCRRTPTGSSTQVYRVDRGAETFYVRIAEEEQASLAPEAELHRALHSAGVRVPAVVHYEPFDETLTRSVMVTREVPGAPLSASGPARAVADIGRSAGRDLARIHDVPVRGFGWVCREHDRAGWPLRAEHRTYAEYVDPSAAAGPLSGVCFSTDQVRTVERLLQEAVEVGPAAEIGSVAHGDFDAGHIFEKNGAYTGLIDFGEIRGTDYTFDFATLCLNAEENPPVAQLLGHVEDGYAEVRALPDDHRRRLYLACVLSATHRLSTWYERDGERAFDGWFFRWIRDCLVAMLDSGRVPTID from the coding sequence ATGCGTAAGCCGGATGTGGACCCTGGCGCGCTGAACGCCTTGCTGGGCGAGATCTTCGGGTCGCAGCAGGAGTTCACCTGCCGACGCACACCCACCGGATCCTCCACCCAGGTCTACCGGGTCGACCGGGGTGCCGAGACCTTCTACGTTCGGATCGCGGAGGAGGAGCAAGCCAGCCTTGCTCCGGAGGCCGAACTACACCGTGCGCTTCACTCGGCCGGGGTGCGAGTACCCGCGGTGGTCCACTACGAGCCGTTCGACGAGACGCTGACTCGCTCGGTGATGGTGACCAGGGAGGTGCCCGGCGCACCGTTGAGTGCCTCCGGCCCGGCTCGGGCGGTAGCCGACATCGGTCGTTCGGCCGGACGCGACCTGGCGCGGATCCACGACGTACCGGTGCGTGGTTTCGGCTGGGTCTGCCGCGAGCACGACCGGGCCGGCTGGCCGCTTCGCGCGGAGCATCGTACGTACGCCGAGTACGTCGACCCCTCGGCTGCCGCCGGCCCACTTTCCGGGGTTTGTTTCTCCACCGACCAGGTTCGCACCGTCGAACGCCTGTTACAGGAGGCCGTCGAGGTCGGGCCCGCCGCAGAGATCGGGTCGGTGGCACATGGTGACTTCGATGCCGGTCACATCTTCGAGAAGAACGGCGCATACACGGGACTGATCGACTTCGGTGAGATCCGGGGGACCGACTACACGTTCGACTTCGCGACGCTTTGCCTGAACGCTGAGGAGAACCCGCCGGTTGCCCAGTTGCTGGGACACGTGGAGGACGGATACGCCGAGGTGCGTGCGCTCCCGGACGACCACCGGCGTCGGCTCTACCTGGCGTGTGTCCTCAGCGCCACCCATCGCCTGTCCACCTGGTACGAACGTGACGGCGAGCGAGCGTTCGACGGGTGGTTCTTCCGATGGATCAGGGACTGCCTGGTCGCCATGCTCGACTCTGGGCGGGTGCCAACGATCGATTGA
- a CDS encoding alpha/beta hydrolase family protein has translation MSYLWYWPDGGWDFAAWKARQTWEPVVSEQSGSAEPLPLLAGRSPEERLAGWEQARAGWQSVSAEILGSVTDEPPATMSWEYLGDEFVVSPPAPGHPYAMRRLRYLLTREEWGYAWLLTPTDATEPRPAVIALHQTTASGKAEVVGLETTGNTSHVRYAAELAARGFVVLAPDAIAFGERQAGHANARYRSAEEFFAAHPDGSVMAKMSFDVSRAVDLLEVVPQVDGRRIGCIGHSHGAYGTVFAMLGEPRIAAGVASCGLNLLRQDPSPHRWWLQTALIPRLGLYAPAVQQTPLDFHHWLALVAPRPLMVVAGTRDAIFPDVGEARWLDQVREVYGAYGAEQSFVRWVFDGPHTFPPAARHQAYGMLTEALRLSET, from the coding sequence ATGTCGTACCTCTGGTACTGGCCGGACGGAGGATGGGACTTCGCGGCCTGGAAGGCACGCCAGACGTGGGAGCCGGTGGTCAGCGAGCAGTCGGGTTCGGCCGAACCGCTGCCGCTGCTGGCCGGCCGCTCGCCCGAGGAGCGGCTCGCCGGCTGGGAGCAGGCGCGCGCGGGCTGGCAGTCCGTGTCCGCCGAGATCCTCGGCTCGGTGACCGACGAGCCGCCCGCAACGATGTCATGGGAGTACCTCGGGGACGAGTTCGTGGTCTCACCGCCCGCGCCGGGCCATCCGTACGCGATGCGCAGGCTGCGCTACCTGCTGACCCGCGAGGAGTGGGGTTACGCCTGGCTGCTGACGCCGACGGATGCCACCGAGCCCCGTCCCGCCGTCATCGCCCTGCACCAGACCACCGCGTCCGGCAAGGCGGAGGTGGTCGGGCTGGAGACCACCGGCAACACCAGCCACGTGCGGTACGCCGCCGAGCTCGCCGCACGAGGGTTCGTCGTGCTGGCACCGGACGCGATCGCGTTCGGGGAGCGCCAGGCCGGCCACGCCAACGCGCGCTACCGGTCGGCCGAGGAATTCTTCGCCGCCCACCCCGACGGGTCGGTGATGGCGAAGATGTCCTTCGACGTGTCCCGGGCCGTCGACCTGCTCGAGGTGGTTCCGCAGGTGGACGGGCGCAGGATCGGCTGCATCGGCCACTCCCACGGGGCGTACGGCACGGTGTTCGCCATGCTGGGCGAGCCGCGGATAGCGGCCGGCGTCGCCAGCTGCGGACTGAATCTCCTACGGCAGGACCCGTCGCCGCACCGCTGGTGGCTCCAGACCGCGCTGATCCCTCGCCTCGGCCTCTACGCCCCGGCGGTCCAGCAGACGCCGCTGGACTTCCACCACTGGCTGGCGCTGGTGGCGCCCAGGCCGCTGATGGTCGTGGCCGGCACGCGGGACGCGATCTTCCCCGACGTGGGCGAGGCGCGCTGGCTGGACCAGGTACGCGAGGTGTACGGGGCGTACGGAGCCGAACAGTCGTTCGTTCGGTGGGTTTTCGACGGTCCACACACGTTCCCGCCCGCCGCCCGGCACCAGGCGTACGGCATGCTCACCGAGGCACTCCGACTGAGCGAAACCTGA
- a CDS encoding GntR family transcriptional regulator has protein sequence MTVGLRVDGNDPTPPYEQLRRQLANLIETGALTDGTRLPPVRQLAADLGLATGTVARTYRELETAGLVRSRRAAGTTVTAARPGLSSADQRARLEDLVATAVARARHLGASDAEIRAATESALRRPSG, from the coding sequence ATGACCGTCGGGCTGCGTGTCGATGGGAACGATCCCACACCTCCGTACGAGCAGCTACGCCGTCAGCTGGCCAACCTGATCGAGACCGGCGCGCTCACCGACGGAACCCGCCTGCCACCGGTGCGCCAGCTCGCCGCGGACCTGGGGCTGGCGACCGGCACGGTCGCTCGCACATACCGCGAACTGGAGACGGCAGGGCTGGTTCGATCACGTCGGGCAGCAGGTACGACCGTCACCGCCGCGCGGCCGGGGCTGTCGAGTGCCGACCAGCGGGCCCGGCTCGAGGATCTGGTGGCGACGGCTGTTGCCCGGGCCCGCCACCTCGGGGCGAGTGATGCCGAGATCCGCGCAGCGACCGAGTCCGCGCTCCGCCGGCCATCGGGCTGA
- a CDS encoding DinB family protein has translation MTTDRTDVPATFDERSTLLTMLDYTRKTAIAKCEGLSDADAARAPLPTSPMMTVSGLISHLRWVEYSWIQVRLLGHEDEGPWTEEDPDREFHYRLTMPLAEVIADYEQLAREHDTQIAGWDLDMVAAHPLRDGREINLRWILHHLVEENARHNGHIDIIREIVDGTTGD, from the coding sequence ATGACGACAGACCGCACCGACGTACCCGCAACCTTCGACGAGCGTTCCACGCTGCTGACCATGCTCGACTACACCCGCAAGACGGCGATCGCGAAGTGCGAAGGCCTCTCCGATGCCGACGCGGCCAGGGCGCCGCTGCCGACCTCGCCGATGATGACGGTCTCCGGGCTGATCAGTCACCTGCGCTGGGTGGAGTACTCCTGGATCCAGGTGCGACTGCTCGGACACGAGGACGAAGGCCCCTGGACCGAGGAGGACCCCGACCGGGAGTTCCACTATCGCCTCACCATGCCGCTGGCCGAGGTGATCGCCGACTACGAACAGCTTGCCCGCGAGCACGACACGCAGATCGCCGGGTGGGACCTCGACATGGTGGCCGCCCACCCGCTGCGCGACGGGCGGGAGATCAACCTGCGTTGGATCCTGCACCACCTGGTCGAGGAGAACGCCCGCCACAACGGGCACATCGACATCATCCGCGAGATCGTCGACGGGACGACCGGCGACTGA
- a CDS encoding GNAT family N-acetyltransferase, protein MNASPQEPRFVEFADDALPAELRWQVLSFLRIVWPEGFTGDLRYRDWITRAEYQPYHLLYVADSLVVSHLEIVDHEVGCDGVTYQAQALTSVLTFPPFRREGWASRLVATACRRIEAGDGDLGLICCSPEKVGFYAAPPAGRRFRVSR, encoded by the coding sequence GTGAACGCGAGCCCGCAGGAGCCCCGCTTCGTCGAGTTTGCCGACGACGCACTGCCGGCCGAACTGCGGTGGCAGGTGCTGTCCTTCCTGCGGATCGTGTGGCCGGAAGGCTTCACCGGCGACCTTCGGTACCGCGACTGGATCACCCGTGCCGAGTACCAGCCGTACCACCTTCTCTACGTCGCGGACAGCCTGGTGGTCAGTCACCTGGAGATCGTCGATCACGAGGTCGGGTGCGATGGAGTGACCTACCAGGCCCAGGCTCTGACGAGCGTGCTCACGTTCCCGCCGTTTCGGCGTGAAGGCTGGGCGAGCAGACTCGTGGCGACCGCATGCCGACGAATCGAGGCCGGCGATGGCGATCTCGGACTCATCTGTTGCTCACCCGAGAAGGTCGGCTTCTACGCCGCGCCTCCGGCTGGGCGCCGATTCCGGGTGTCCAGGTGA
- a CDS encoding putative leader peptide → MTGRYFWRRLHVDLRRQASCACRRCPAL, encoded by the coding sequence ATGACCGGACGGTACTTCTGGCGGCGCCTGCACGTCGATCTGCGACGGCAGGCCAGCTGTGCGTGTCGGCGCTGCCCAGCGCTGTAG
- a CDS encoding glycoside hydrolase family 95 protein, protein MRLHYSKPARIWTDALPIGNGNLGAMCFGGVELDRFQLNDDTCWSGSPATVAGNPPVDVDAAREGLSTVREALDAGDVRGAEAAVRRLQYGHSQAYQPLADLWLMQDTREDGPAGYRRALDLRTAVASHRWTQAGIDIIQESWSSRPNAALVVHRRVEPLPGSADADADARLPETTVRIDSPHPTATCTTIPSDAEAGADGADGAAADGLELVVRMPSDVIPSHDRSDSPVTYDDAPRAAVTAVVRLRVVTDGQVAVRDDGLTVVAASRFVVLVASQTDYVDPLTAPHGDVEALRAQVSERLDALVRRLTDGGADGGVDGGVDGGVDGGVNALRAEHVADHDALFGRVELRLDGAEHEHQGGQLDELPTDDRLARHAAGLPDPGLAALLFQYGRYLLIASSRPGMLPANLQGIWNASVRPPWSSNYTVNINLEMNYWPAEVANLPECHAALTDWLRYAHRTGRAVARDLYGLDGWVLHHNSDAWGFALPVGDGTHDPCWASWPLGAAWLCRHLWDHYDYSRDETFLRDVAWPLVRDAAVFCLDWLVERPDGTLAVAPSTSPENHFVATDGKPAAVSVSTTADVAMIRDLLDRALDLQAALDRSGRGGRGGRDDGTDRQDKEWRERVVDALDRLPAERVGADGRLAEWSTELRDAEPEHRHMSHLFGVYPAERIGPESTPDLAAAALGTLTARGDYSTGWSLAWRVSLRARLRDADGAHTALRAFLVPMPDEVPESPVRGPGGVYRSLLCAHPPFQIDGNFGVTAGIAEMLVQSHDSTHEVTELHLLPALPDSWRTGAFSGLRARGGVTVDAEWTDGVIDRVFVTPDTDRRIVVHAGGERVTIDARAAERRAVEGTVLAGEVARG, encoded by the coding sequence GTGCGACTCCACTACTCGAAGCCGGCCAGGATCTGGACCGACGCACTCCCGATCGGGAACGGCAACCTCGGCGCGATGTGCTTCGGCGGCGTGGAACTCGACCGTTTCCAGCTGAACGACGACACGTGCTGGTCCGGTTCGCCGGCGACGGTGGCCGGCAACCCGCCGGTCGACGTGGACGCCGCGCGGGAGGGGCTGTCTACCGTCCGGGAGGCCCTCGACGCGGGGGATGTGCGCGGGGCGGAGGCGGCCGTCCGCAGGCTCCAGTACGGTCACAGCCAGGCGTACCAGCCGTTGGCCGACCTGTGGCTCATGCAGGACACGCGGGAGGACGGCCCGGCCGGATACCGGCGCGCACTGGATCTGCGTACTGCGGTCGCGTCACACCGGTGGACGCAAGCCGGGATTGACATCATCCAGGAGTCCTGGTCGAGCAGACCGAACGCCGCCCTCGTGGTGCACCGGCGGGTCGAGCCCCTGCCAGGCTCAGCAGACGCCGACGCCGACGCCCGGTTGCCCGAGACCACCGTCCGGATCGACTCGCCCCACCCCACCGCCACCTGCACGACGATCCCTTCTGACGCTGAGGCCGGCGCTGACGGCGCTGACGGCGCGGCGGCCGACGGGCTCGAGCTGGTCGTCCGTATGCCGTCCGACGTGATCCCCTCCCACGACAGGTCGGATTCGCCGGTCACCTACGACGACGCGCCGCGTGCGGCGGTCACCGCGGTAGTCAGGCTTCGGGTCGTCACCGACGGCCAGGTCGCCGTACGCGACGACGGGCTGACCGTCGTCGCCGCGAGCCGGTTCGTGGTACTGGTCGCTTCGCAGACCGACTACGTGGACCCGCTCACCGCGCCGCACGGTGACGTCGAGGCCCTGCGGGCCCAGGTGTCCGAGCGGCTCGACGCGCTGGTCCGGCGGCTCACGGACGGCGGTGCCGACGGCGGTGTCGACGGGGGTGTCGACGGGGGTGTCGACGGCGGGGTGAATGCGCTGCGCGCCGAGCACGTGGCAGACCACGACGCGCTGTTCGGCCGGGTCGAGCTTCGCCTCGACGGTGCCGAGCACGAGCACCAGGGCGGGCAGCTGGACGAGCTGCCCACCGACGACCGCCTCGCGCGGCACGCCGCCGGCCTGCCGGACCCGGGACTGGCGGCGCTGCTCTTCCAGTACGGCCGCTATCTGCTGATCGCGAGTTCGCGGCCGGGAATGCTGCCGGCAAACCTGCAGGGGATCTGGAACGCCTCGGTCCGCCCGCCCTGGAGCAGCAACTACACGGTCAACATCAACCTGGAGATGAACTACTGGCCGGCCGAAGTCGCGAACCTCCCGGAGTGCCATGCGGCGTTGACGGACTGGCTCCGGTACGCCCATCGGACCGGACGCGCGGTGGCCCGCGACCTGTACGGTCTGGACGGTTGGGTTCTGCACCACAACTCCGACGCCTGGGGGTTCGCGCTACCGGTCGGCGACGGTACGCACGACCCGTGCTGGGCCTCGTGGCCGCTGGGTGCGGCGTGGCTGTGCCGCCACCTGTGGGACCACTACGACTACAGCCGGGACGAAACCTTCCTGCGCGACGTCGCGTGGCCCCTGGTCAGAGACGCCGCGGTGTTCTGCCTGGACTGGTTGGTGGAACGCCCGGACGGGACGCTCGCGGTCGCGCCGTCGACCTCTCCGGAGAACCACTTCGTCGCAACGGACGGGAAGCCGGCAGCCGTGTCGGTGTCCACGACCGCCGACGTGGCGATGATCCGGGACCTGCTGGACCGAGCTCTCGACCTGCAAGCCGCGCTTGACAGGTCCGGCCGAGGCGGCAGGGGCGGCAGAGACGACGGTACGGACCGGCAGGACAAGGAATGGCGGGAGCGGGTGGTCGACGCCCTGGACAGACTTCCCGCCGAGCGGGTCGGAGCCGACGGCCGGCTGGCCGAGTGGTCCACCGAGCTTCGCGACGCCGAGCCGGAACACAGGCACATGTCGCACCTGTTCGGCGTCTATCCGGCCGAGCGGATCGGGCCCGAGTCGACTCCCGATCTCGCGGCGGCGGCGCTAGGGACTCTCACCGCGCGCGGCGACTACTCGACCGGCTGGTCGCTGGCGTGGCGGGTCTCCTTGCGTGCTCGGCTGCGAGACGCAGACGGTGCACACACCGCTCTTCGGGCGTTCCTCGTGCCGATGCCGGACGAGGTCCCGGAGAGTCCTGTGAGGGGACCGGGCGGGGTCTACCGCAGCTTGCTGTGCGCGCATCCGCCGTTCCAGATCGACGGAAACTTCGGTGTCACCGCAGGGATCGCGGAGATGCTCGTGCAGTCCCACGACTCCACCCACGAGGTCACCGAGCTCCACCTGCTGCCGGCACTGCCTGATTCCTGGCGTACCGGTGCGTTCTCGGGGCTGCGGGCACGAGGTGGCGTCACCGTCGACGCGGAGTGGACCGACGGCGTGATCGACCGGGTCTTCGTCACGCCCGACACCGACCGGCGGATCGTCGTACACGCCGGAGGCGAGCGCGTCACGATCGATGCTCGCGCGGCGGAGCGACGTGCGGTCGAAGGGACGGTCCTGGCCGGCGAGGTTGCGCGGGGATGA
- a CDS encoding class I SAM-dependent methyltransferase: MPHYTHVLGWLVGLEGVALLRAQAGDPLGSSREFVQARLDEVRAMLADPDLSARPGGMVGDIGTRDGYAQWVHSYDDPGNPLIAAEEPVVRPLLDALKLGRVLDAACGTGRHSHYLAELGHEVVGVDSSPEMLARARAKVPAGEFREAALDELPFPDGSFDSLVCTLALTYQPRLEPTLAEFARVLRPGGQMILSDIHWLSLYLGGVSSIDGPDGRLAMPASRFLPSDYLRVAIASGFTVRACHEPRWGDVPGGHGGSDAQRYCPEAVRVACRDTPALIVWHLERAA, translated from the coding sequence GTGCCCCACTACACACACGTACTCGGATGGCTGGTGGGCCTGGAAGGCGTCGCTCTCCTTCGAGCGCAGGCCGGCGACCCTCTGGGCTCGAGCCGTGAGTTCGTGCAGGCTCGCCTTGACGAGGTTCGCGCGATGCTCGCGGATCCCGACCTGTCTGCACGGCCCGGTGGGATGGTCGGTGACATCGGCACGCGCGACGGCTACGCCCAATGGGTCCATTCCTACGACGACCCCGGCAACCCGCTGATCGCGGCCGAGGAACCGGTGGTGCGTCCTTTGCTGGACGCGCTGAAGCTCGGCCGGGTGCTGGACGCCGCATGCGGGACCGGTCGGCACTCGCACTACCTTGCTGAGCTGGGACACGAGGTTGTCGGCGTCGACTCCTCGCCGGAGATGCTCGCCCGTGCCCGGGCCAAGGTCCCTGCCGGTGAGTTCAGGGAAGCTGCGCTTGACGAACTGCCCTTTCCTGACGGGAGTTTCGACTCCCTTGTATGCACCTTGGCGCTGACGTACCAACCGCGGCTGGAGCCGACGTTGGCGGAGTTCGCGCGCGTGCTGCGGCCCGGTGGTCAGATGATCCTCTCCGACATCCACTGGCTGTCGCTCTACCTCGGCGGCGTCTCGTCGATCGACGGTCCGGATGGGAGACTCGCGATGCCCGCCAGCCGTTTTCTGCCGTCGGACTACCTCCGTGTCGCGATCGCCTCGGGGTTCACGGTCCGCGCCTGTCACGAACCCAGGTGGGGAGACGTCCCCGGCGGTCACGGTGGTTCGGACGCACAGCGTTACTGCCCGGAAGCGGTACGCGTGGCGTGCCGGGACACTCCAGCGCTGATCGTGTGGCACCTGGAGCGGGCAGCGTGA
- a CDS encoding ABC transporter substrate-binding protein: MTTARAGRPERRSLLKWGGGTLLGSWLLSGCDLLSTDPSDKKRSGPKGAASGSDVKEAPALAAQVQQGKLPPLAQRLPKKPAVVKPLEQLGNYGGTIRMATTVQSGAHFLIIAREGLVEWAPGSTDVVPGLAESWDIGEGGKVYTFHLREGAKWSDGHPFTADDLVFFYESILSNKELTPVFPTWLIINGKPGVISKVDDHTVRFSFDGPHGLLLRQMAFRGAFQGSLLTPKHYLSQFHVDHAPKAELDKKVKAAGLKSWVDLFAAKASAGDNPDRPAMGPWKLTHQITASDPRFVAERNPYYWKVDTRGRQLPYVDTITQAKLSPETIALQAIGGDLDIQFETLNVRDLPVLADSAKKNGFRLLRWASDAPWIAMYMNQSDKDPVLRGLMQSLDFRAGLSHALNREEMNKILYAGAGGTRQPCAVPQDDYYIKGSGNRFTTYDVAKANAYLDKAGLDKQDGKGFRLRPDGKPLELSITTFTFEYGGTADASDAYEIVKANWQKVGVRTNFQSVNGPLWSERATSNLLDIPGYTVAGLLWDVDPVWYVPTSRASYWAPAYGEWYETGGKSGMEPPPQYRRLQQLYDRMASEVDEQARLAIGRQILEAHDENVWMIGTVTAPFAPVVVSADLMNVLSDAVLSYRLQFMATSAMEQMAYKNPDDH, from the coding sequence ATGACAACGGCACGCGCGGGCAGACCCGAACGCAGGAGCCTTCTGAAGTGGGGCGGTGGCACCCTCCTGGGAAGCTGGCTGCTGTCCGGGTGTGACCTGCTGTCGACAGACCCGTCGGACAAGAAGCGAAGCGGCCCGAAGGGCGCGGCTTCGGGCAGTGACGTCAAGGAGGCGCCGGCGCTGGCCGCCCAGGTCCAGCAGGGGAAGCTGCCTCCGCTCGCCCAGCGGCTTCCGAAGAAGCCGGCGGTCGTCAAGCCGCTGGAACAGCTCGGCAACTACGGCGGCACGATCCGGATGGCCACCACCGTTCAGTCCGGTGCGCACTTCCTCATCATCGCGCGGGAGGGCCTGGTGGAGTGGGCTCCCGGCTCGACGGACGTCGTGCCCGGCCTGGCGGAGTCGTGGGACATCGGCGAGGGCGGCAAGGTCTACACGTTCCACCTCCGCGAGGGCGCGAAGTGGTCCGACGGCCATCCCTTCACCGCCGACGACCTCGTCTTCTTCTACGAGTCGATCCTCTCCAACAAGGAGCTCACGCCCGTCTTCCCGACGTGGCTCATCATCAACGGCAAGCCAGGCGTGATTTCCAAGGTCGACGACCACACCGTGCGGTTCTCCTTCGACGGTCCACACGGACTTCTCCTACGCCAGATGGCGTTCCGCGGCGCCTTCCAGGGAAGTCTGCTGACGCCGAAGCACTACCTCAGCCAGTTCCACGTCGACCACGCACCGAAAGCCGAGCTTGACAAGAAGGTGAAGGCGGCCGGACTGAAGTCGTGGGTGGACCTGTTTGCGGCGAAGGCCTCGGCCGGCGACAACCCTGACCGGCCGGCGATGGGCCCGTGGAAGCTGACCCACCAGATCACCGCCAGCGATCCCCGTTTCGTCGCCGAACGCAACCCGTACTACTGGAAGGTCGACACCAGGGGCCGCCAGCTCCCGTACGTCGACACCATCACCCAGGCGAAGCTGAGCCCGGAGACCATTGCGCTGCAGGCGATCGGCGGCGATTTGGACATCCAGTTCGAGACGCTCAACGTCCGCGACCTGCCGGTGCTCGCAGACTCCGCGAAGAAGAACGGCTTCCGGCTCCTGCGCTGGGCGAGCGACGCTCCGTGGATCGCGATGTACATGAACCAGAGCGACAAGGACCCGGTGCTGCGCGGGTTGATGCAGAGCCTCGACTTCCGCGCCGGGTTGTCCCACGCTCTCAACCGCGAGGAGATGAACAAGATCCTCTACGCGGGCGCGGGCGGAACGCGTCAGCCATGTGCGGTGCCGCAGGACGACTACTACATCAAGGGCTCCGGCAACCGGTTCACCACGTACGACGTCGCCAAGGCCAACGCGTACCTGGACAAGGCGGGATTGGACAAGCAGGACGGCAAGGGTTTCCGGTTGCGGCCCGACGGCAAGCCGCTGGAGCTTTCCATCACCACGTTCACCTTCGAGTACGGCGGGACGGCCGACGCCTCCGACGCGTACGAGATCGTCAAGGCGAACTGGCAGAAGGTCGGGGTGCGGACCAACTTCCAGAGCGTCAACGGACCGCTGTGGTCCGAACGCGCGACCAGCAACCTGCTCGACATTCCCGGCTACACCGTGGCGGGACTGCTGTGGGACGTGGACCCGGTCTGGTACGTACCGACGTCGAGAGCCTCCTACTGGGCGCCCGCGTACGGCGAGTGGTACGAGACCGGAGGCAAGAGTGGGATGGAGCCACCGCCGCAGTACCGCCGCCTGCAACAGCTCTACGACCGGATGGCGAGCGAGGTCGACGAACAGGCGCGGCTCGCGATCGGCCGGCAGATTCTCGAGGCGCACGACGAGAACGTCTGGATGATCGGCACGGTCACCGCGCCGTTCGCCCCGGTCGTGGTCAGTGCCGACCTGATGAACGTGCTGAGCGACGCGGTGCTGAGCTACCGGCTGCAGTTCATGGCGACCAGTGCAATGGAGCAGATGGCGTACAAGAACCCCGACGACCACTGA
- a CDS encoding dicarboxylate/amino acid:cation symporter, protein MVDSATETSAPRRRVSVPFWAQVLLGLALGLILGGIARGFQVNWLAETLTQIGSIFVQLLKITVVPLIFTAIVASIANLREVRNAARLAGQTLLWFMITSLIAVVIGMAIGLITNPGANSGLTPEGASYKGGSGTWLDFLSGLVPANFLGLTANTQTGDTGPTTSLDFNVLQLVVVAAAIGIAALKVGDKAEPFLAFNRSALEIVQKVLWWIIRLAPLGTLGLIGKAVATYGWNLLAPLAVFTVDVYVGCALVLFGVYSILARAHGLSPAKFFSGAWPAIQLAFVSRSSVGTMPLTRQVTIRNLGVPESYASFAVPFGATTKMDGCAAIYPALAAITVAQIFGVPLGIKEYLLIAFVSVFGSAATAGLTGAIVMLTLTLSTLGLPLEGVGLLIAIDPILDMMRTATNVAGQALVPTLVAKREGILDEAIYNSERTDLVNEPEPERERVVATA, encoded by the coding sequence ATGGTCGACTCGGCCACCGAAACCAGCGCGCCCAGACGGCGCGTCTCCGTACCCTTCTGGGCGCAGGTCCTGCTCGGCCTGGCGCTCGGCCTGATCCTCGGCGGCATCGCCCGCGGGTTCCAGGTCAACTGGCTCGCGGAGACCCTGACCCAGATCGGTTCCATCTTCGTCCAGCTGCTGAAGATCACAGTGGTACCGCTGATCTTCACTGCGATCGTCGCGAGCATCGCCAACCTTCGCGAGGTGCGCAACGCCGCCCGCCTCGCCGGGCAGACCCTGCTGTGGTTCATGATCACCTCCCTCATCGCGGTGGTCATCGGAATGGCGATCGGCCTGATCACCAACCCCGGAGCGAACAGCGGGCTGACCCCGGAAGGCGCGTCCTACAAGGGTGGAAGCGGCACCTGGCTCGACTTCCTGAGCGGCCTGGTCCCGGCCAACTTCCTCGGGCTCACCGCGAACACCCAGACCGGCGACACCGGGCCCACCACCTCGCTGGACTTCAACGTCCTGCAGTTGGTCGTCGTCGCCGCCGCCATCGGTATCGCCGCGCTGAAGGTGGGCGACAAGGCCGAGCCCTTCCTGGCGTTCAACCGCTCGGCTCTGGAGATCGTGCAGAAGGTGCTGTGGTGGATCATCCGCCTCGCGCCGCTCGGCACGCTGGGCCTGATCGGCAAGGCGGTTGCGACGTACGGCTGGAACCTCCTCGCCCCGCTTGCGGTGTTCACCGTCGACGTGTACGTCGGTTGCGCGCTGGTGCTGTTCGGCGTCTACTCGATCCTCGCCCGGGCGCACGGGCTTTCGCCGGCGAAGTTCTTCTCCGGTGCGTGGCCCGCGATCCAGCTGGCGTTCGTGTCCCGCTCCTCCGTGGGAACGATGCCACTGACCCGGCAGGTCACCATCCGCAACCTCGGCGTGCCCGAGTCGTACGCGTCGTTCGCGGTGCCGTTCGGCGCGACCACCAAGATGGACGGCTGCGCGGCGATCTACCCCGCCCTCGCGGCCATCACGGTGGCGCAGATCTTCGGCGTGCCGCTGGGCATCAAGGAGTACCTCCTCATCGCGTTCGTCTCGGTGTTCGGCTCCGCCGCCACCGCCGGGCTCACCGGCGCGATCGTGATGCTGACGCTCACCCTGTCGACCCTGGGTCTGCCGCTGGAGGGCGTCGGCCTGCTCATCGCCATCGACCCGATCCTGGACATGATGCGGACCGCGACCAACGTCGCCGGGCAGGCGCTGGTGCCGACGCTGGTGGCAAAGCGGGAAGGCATCCTGGACGAGGCGATCTACAACTCCGAGCGCACCGACCTGGTCAACGAGCCGGAGCCGGAGCGAGAGCGCGTGGTCGCGACGGCATAG